Proteins encoded together in one Variovorax paradoxus EPS window:
- a CDS encoding carotenoid oxygenase family protein: MQRRELMRLLASAGALSLLAPLARATGTDNWQADFEASDVPWKTGFATPPGDLPLTRATVRGRFPDAVAGTLFRIGPAGHDMGGERYHHWFDGDGMVHRFVIDGADVRQQGRYVATPKRVAEVRAGRRLFEAFGTMPPGVEPPTSADSINVANTSVLPLRGEVLALWEGGSATRIDARTLDTLGVKTWRPDLAGMPFSAHPKVDPDGTVWNFGVSSSQGLMALYEIGADGALRRATALPVPDIGMVHDFAVTDRHLVFLMPPLVYDSKRKEAGASFLDAHVWRPELGMRALVVDKQNWDKRQMLALPAGFLFHVGNAWEEDTPRGTQIHIDYVRSDNADSVFTTNRELMRARIARSTRPHLTVATLNLGTGEATQKALPLEAEFPRIDPRRVGLRHRQVVHATQLRPGLPGFGAVARTDVETGRSQHFSYGPRAIVEEHVFVPDGAKPGWVLGTVLDFGRQKTVLSCFAADHLAAGPVAQAVLPYALPLGLHGAFVPA; the protein is encoded by the coding sequence ATGCAAAGACGCGAACTCATGCGCCTGCTGGCTTCGGCCGGTGCACTCTCCCTTCTTGCGCCGCTGGCGCGCGCTACCGGTACGGACAACTGGCAGGCCGACTTCGAGGCCTCCGACGTGCCCTGGAAGACCGGCTTCGCCACGCCGCCAGGCGATCTTCCACTGACCCGCGCCACGGTGCGCGGGCGCTTCCCCGACGCCGTCGCCGGCACGCTGTTCCGCATCGGCCCGGCGGGCCACGACATGGGCGGCGAGCGTTACCACCACTGGTTCGACGGCGACGGCATGGTGCATCGCTTCGTGATCGACGGGGCGGATGTGCGCCAGCAGGGCCGCTACGTCGCCACGCCCAAGCGCGTGGCCGAGGTGCGGGCCGGACGCCGGCTGTTCGAGGCCTTCGGCACCATGCCGCCGGGCGTCGAGCCGCCGACCTCGGCCGACAGCATCAACGTCGCGAACACCAGCGTGCTGCCGCTGCGGGGCGAGGTGCTGGCGCTGTGGGAAGGCGGCTCGGCCACACGCATCGACGCGCGCACGCTGGACACGCTGGGCGTGAAGACCTGGCGCCCTGATCTCGCGGGCATGCCCTTCTCGGCCCATCCCAAGGTGGACCCTGACGGCACGGTCTGGAACTTCGGTGTCAGCAGCAGCCAAGGCCTGATGGCGCTGTACGAGATCGGTGCCGACGGGGCGCTTCGCCGCGCGACCGCGCTGCCGGTGCCCGACATCGGGATGGTCCACGACTTCGCCGTGACCGATCGGCACCTGGTGTTCCTGATGCCGCCGCTGGTCTACGACAGCAAGCGCAAGGAAGCCGGTGCGAGCTTTCTGGATGCCCATGTCTGGCGCCCTGAACTGGGCATGCGCGCGCTGGTGGTCGACAAGCAGAACTGGGACAAGCGCCAGATGCTCGCGCTGCCGGCCGGCTTCCTGTTCCACGTGGGCAACGCCTGGGAAGAAGACACGCCGCGTGGCACGCAGATCCACATCGACTATGTGCGCTCCGACAACGCCGATTCGGTGTTCACGACCAACCGCGAACTGATGCGGGCGCGCATCGCGAGAAGCACCCGTCCGCACCTGACCGTCGCCACGCTGAACCTCGGCACCGGCGAGGCCACGCAGAAGGCACTGCCGCTGGAGGCGGAGTTTCCGCGCATCGACCCGCGGCGCGTCGGCCTGCGCCATCGCCAGGTGGTGCACGCGACGCAGCTGCGGCCCGGCCTGCCGGGCTTCGGTGCGGTCGCGCGCACGGATGTCGAAACCGGTCGCAGCCAGCACTTCAGCTACGGGCCACGAGCCATCGTGGAAGAGCATGTCTTCGTGCCGGACGGCGCAAAGCCGGGCTGGGTGTTGGGCACGGTGCTCGACTTCGGCCGGCAGAAAACGGTGCTGTCGTGCTTCGCTGCCGATCACCTGGCAGCAGGTCCGGTGGCACAGGCCGTGCTGCCGTACGCGCTGCCGCTGGGCCTGCACGGGGCGTTCGTTCCGGCCTGA